From the genome of Paludisphaera rhizosphaerae, one region includes:
- the ftsY gene encoding signal recognition particle-docking protein FtsY, translating to MAIKGILERFKKGLAKTAQLFNVRSWFGRKVDQEFLDELEGRLIQADVGVAATRRIIDSVREAYAEKTADEHLVAFVKDQLKELLRDVSPETLAVSSKKPSVYLIAGVNGSGKTTSIAKLSQRLRNEGKSVTLAACDTFRAAAADQLAIWAGRSGCEIVRGAPGADPASVAHDACQRALARGSDVLIVDTAGRLHTQTHLMRELEKIKSVVQRQIPGAPHEVLLVLDGTNGQNAIRQAEVFTKSIGCTGVILTKLDGTAKGGVVVAVRQTMQLPVKFLGVGEGIEDFQPFDAEAFVESLFS from the coding sequence ATGGCGATCAAAGGGATCCTGGAGCGGTTCAAGAAGGGGCTGGCCAAGACGGCGCAGCTGTTCAACGTCCGGTCGTGGTTCGGCCGGAAGGTGGACCAGGAGTTCCTGGACGAGCTGGAAGGCCGGCTGATCCAGGCGGACGTCGGCGTTGCGGCCACGCGCCGAATCATCGACTCGGTGCGGGAAGCCTACGCTGAGAAGACGGCCGACGAGCACCTCGTGGCGTTCGTCAAGGACCAGCTCAAGGAACTGCTGCGCGACGTGAGCCCGGAAACGCTGGCGGTCTCGTCCAAGAAGCCGAGCGTCTATCTCATCGCCGGGGTGAACGGGTCGGGGAAGACGACATCGATCGCCAAGCTCTCCCAGAGGCTGCGGAACGAGGGGAAGTCGGTCACGCTGGCCGCCTGCGACACCTTCCGCGCCGCCGCCGCCGACCAGCTTGCAATCTGGGCCGGACGCTCGGGTTGCGAGATCGTCCGAGGCGCCCCGGGGGCCGACCCGGCGAGCGTCGCTCACGACGCCTGCCAGCGCGCCCTGGCTCGCGGCAGCGACGTCCTGATCGTCGACACGGCCGGCCGACTCCACACCCAGACCCACCTGATGCGTGAGCTGGAGAAGATCAAGTCGGTCGTCCAGCGCCAGATCCCCGGGGCGCCGCACGAAGTCCTGCTGGTCCTCGACGGCACCAACGGCCAGAACGCCATCCGCCAGGCCGAGGTCTTCACCAAGAGCATCGGCTGCACGGGGGTCATCCTGACGAAGCTGGACGGCACGGCCAAGGGGGGCGTCGTGGTGGCCGTCCGCCAGACGATGCAGCTTCCCGTGAAGTTCCTGGGCGTCGGCGAGGGGATCGAGGACTTCCAGCCCTTCGACGCCGAAGCCTTCGTCGAGTCTCTGTTCTCCTGA
- the nusB gene encoding transcription antitermination factor NusB, producing the protein MTRRSRGREVALQVLYQLEQNSGVVTPDVRRFIDRRLLRDRDLAAFTLGLVEGVRQHGPAIDEAIKEVAENWRLDRMAAIDRNILRLGAFEILHRPEVPAKVAINEALELAKRYSTAQSSRFVNGILDKVLQNRDSAEGERPADEAAADPDVETAPEAATPPAAVEEGPGA; encoded by the coding sequence ATGACCCGACGTTCCCGAGGCCGCGAAGTCGCCCTCCAGGTCCTCTACCAACTCGAACAAAACTCGGGCGTCGTCACGCCGGACGTCCGACGCTTCATCGACCGCCGTCTGCTGCGCGACCGCGACCTGGCGGCGTTCACCCTCGGGCTCGTTGAGGGAGTTCGGCAGCACGGGCCCGCGATCGACGAGGCCATCAAGGAGGTCGCCGAAAACTGGCGGCTCGACCGGATGGCGGCGATCGATCGCAACATCCTGCGTCTCGGCGCCTTCGAGATCCTCCACCGGCCTGAGGTCCCCGCCAAGGTCGCCATCAACGAGGCGCTGGAACTGGCCAAGCGGTACAGCACCGCCCAGTCGAGCCGGTTCGTCAACGGCATCCTCGACAAGGTCCTTCAGAACCGAGACTCCGCCGAGGGCGAACGCCCGGCCGACGAAGCCGCGGCCGACCCGGACGTCGAAACGGCCCCCGAGGCCGCGACGCCGCCTGCGGCCGTTGAGGAAGGCCCCGGCGCGTGA
- a CDS encoding PHP domain-containing protein, translating to MNRRDADLHVHTTHSDGSCSPCEVVIAAAQVGLAAIAITDHDAVTALAVARPEADRLGVELVPGVELTCEYRAREVHLLGYYFRDDDPDLLAAVARLRASRAERLGSMAAALEGLGLIVDVEAVRRCFPRAALGRRHLAEYLYRTKQSPSVREAFDRWLADGRPACVEKLRLDAFEAIALVGKAGGVVSWAHPPYNTNLESLRALADAGMAGVEVAGPGVQNRVGRRFRDWAATLNLVPTAGSDFHAADRPGRRVGAYVTPDADLLHLRERAGASRSG from the coding sequence GTGAACCGCCGCGACGCCGACCTGCACGTCCACACGACCCACTCCGACGGCTCCTGCTCCCCGTGCGAGGTCGTGATCGCCGCGGCTCAGGTCGGCCTGGCGGCGATCGCGATCACCGACCACGACGCCGTCACCGCGTTGGCGGTCGCTCGTCCCGAGGCCGATCGGCTGGGCGTCGAGTTGGTCCCCGGCGTGGAGCTGACCTGCGAGTACCGAGCCCGGGAGGTCCACCTCCTGGGCTACTACTTCCGCGACGACGACCCCGACCTCCTGGCCGCCGTCGCCCGCCTCCGGGCCAGTCGCGCCGAGCGGCTGGGCTCGATGGCCGCAGCGCTGGAAGGGCTCGGACTGATCGTCGACGTGGAGGCCGTCCGCCGCTGCTTCCCCCGCGCCGCCTTGGGCCGCCGTCACCTGGCCGAGTATCTGTACCGGACCAAGCAATCGCCCAGCGTTCGCGAGGCGTTCGACCGCTGGCTGGCCGACGGACGTCCTGCGTGCGTCGAGAAGCTCCGGCTCGACGCCTTCGAGGCGATCGCCCTGGTCGGCAAGGCGGGCGGCGTCGTCTCCTGGGCCCACCCCCCGTACAACACCAACCTGGAGTCGCTGCGAGCTCTCGCGGACGCCGGCATGGCGGGCGTGGAAGTGGCCGGTCCGGGCGTCCAGAACCGCGTGGGCCGGCGGTTCCGCGACTGGGCGGCGACCCTTAACCTCGTCCCGACCGCCGGCTCGGACTTTCACGCTGCTGACCGGCCCGGACGGCGGGTCGGGGCTTACGTCACCCCCGACGCGGACCTTTTGCATCTCCGCGAACGGGCCGGCGCGTCTCGATCTGGGTGA
- the rsmH gene encoding 16S rRNA (cytosine(1402)-N(4))-methyltransferase RsmH, producing MSTERPPDPDGSEPQPPRAVHRSVLMDEVIEWLAPREGSILVDGTAGAGGHSAALARLVGSGKVIGFDRDPNMLELARAATAGLPVDLVHAPYSAMREGLAELGIAAGTVDGVLLDLGLSSDQLAWRNRGFSFGTEGPLDMRFDPTSDGPTAADLLAELSDEELAKAFFEFGEERFSRRIARRIVETREAEPLTTTTQLADLVRRCIPGKLRHGPIDPATRVFQALRILVNDELEHLDSILATLPEILAPHGRAAIISFHSLEDRRVKWAFRNDPRWTVLTKKPITATAEETAVNPRARSAKLRVAERWSNQEPIPTPTSPRN from the coding sequence GTGTCAACCGAGAGGCCTCCCGATCCAGACGGGTCCGAACCCCAGCCGCCCCGAGCCGTCCACCGCTCCGTCCTGATGGACGAGGTGATCGAATGGCTCGCGCCGCGTGAGGGATCGATCCTCGTCGACGGAACGGCCGGCGCCGGCGGGCATTCCGCGGCTCTGGCCAGACTCGTCGGCTCCGGGAAGGTCATCGGCTTCGACCGCGACCCGAACATGCTGGAACTGGCCCGCGCGGCGACCGCCGGGCTCCCCGTCGACCTCGTCCACGCGCCGTACAGCGCGATGCGCGAGGGGCTGGCGGAACTCGGGATCGCGGCCGGGACCGTGGACGGCGTCCTCCTGGATCTGGGGCTCTCATCCGACCAGCTCGCCTGGCGGAACCGGGGTTTCAGCTTTGGGACGGAAGGCCCGCTGGACATGCGGTTCGACCCGACCTCGGACGGCCCGACCGCTGCCGACCTGCTTGCGGAGCTGTCGGACGAGGAGCTGGCGAAGGCGTTTTTCGAGTTCGGAGAGGAACGGTTCAGCCGCCGGATCGCCCGGCGGATCGTCGAGACCAGGGAGGCTGAGCCGCTCACGACCACGACCCAACTCGCCGATCTGGTCCGCCGCTGCATCCCCGGGAAGCTGCGGCACGGGCCGATCGATCCGGCGACGCGGGTCTTCCAGGCCCTCCGGATCCTCGTCAACGACGAGCTGGAGCACCTGGATTCGATCCTGGCGACTCTCCCCGAGATCCTGGCCCCGCACGGTCGCGCCGCGATCATCAGCTTCCACTCGCTGGAAGACCGGCGCGTGAAGTGGGCGTTCCGCAACGACCCGAGATGGACCGTCCTGACCAAGAAACCGATCACTGCGACGGCCGAGGAAACCGCCGTCAACCCCCGCGCCCGAAGCGCCAAACTAAGGGTGGCCGAACGATGGTCGAACCAGGAACCCATCCCGACCCCGACGAGCCCCAGGAACTGA
- a CDS encoding DUF1501 domain-containing protein: MTRPRPQSACSGPTRRGLLSAALASGLGLDLPGLLRARAEGRPAGSSLPPIRSCIAIFYYGGPSQLDTFDPKPDAPAEIRGEFKTIATSVPGTRISEHLPMTARVMHKIALIRTMHHENRLHDPASIHTFTGRLPPQGDFELFSAVPQRFPSWGGAVSYMMRDRDLPVAHAILPFAFHNVVETPCQGAGFLGPAFDPFRIGIDPAGQSYRADLLVGAEGVGPDRSRRRRDLLEAIDAQAASNQAREMRRHYEKAYRLLACEEVARALEIGREDPRTLARYGVPDGQWAQGGTTGAELGYARNMRGWNLLVARRLVEAGVPFVNVADFQQQGQNWDSHAKNFEQHRDHLLPPMDRGLSALIEDLDARGLLESTLIVALGEFGRTPRINSTAGRDHWPDCYTAVLAGGGVRGGAVHGVSDRFAAQPASDPVSPADLAATIFWRFGLDPACQIRDPEGRPFPLADGTPLTHMFG; this comes from the coding sequence ATGACTCGCCCTCGTCCGCAATCCGCCTGCAGCGGCCCGACGCGCCGGGGGCTTTTGAGCGCCGCGCTGGCGTCGGGGCTCGGCCTCGACCTGCCGGGCCTGCTGCGGGCCCGCGCCGAAGGGCGTCCCGCCGGATCGTCGCTGCCGCCGATCCGGTCGTGCATCGCGATCTTCTACTACGGCGGCCCGAGCCAGCTCGACACGTTCGACCCCAAGCCCGACGCACCGGCCGAGATCCGCGGCGAGTTCAAGACGATCGCGACGAGCGTCCCCGGCACCCGGATCTCTGAGCACCTGCCGATGACGGCTCGGGTGATGCACAAGATCGCCCTGATCCGGACGATGCACCATGAGAACCGGCTGCACGACCCGGCGTCGATCCACACCTTCACCGGCCGGCTGCCACCTCAGGGGGACTTCGAGCTGTTCTCGGCGGTCCCCCAGCGCTTCCCGAGTTGGGGCGGGGCCGTCTCCTACATGATGCGGGACCGCGATCTGCCGGTCGCCCATGCGATCCTGCCATTCGCCTTCCACAACGTCGTCGAGACGCCCTGCCAGGGGGCGGGCTTCCTCGGCCCGGCGTTCGATCCGTTTCGCATCGGGATCGACCCCGCAGGACAGTCCTACCGTGCGGACCTGCTGGTCGGAGCGGAAGGCGTCGGCCCGGACAGGAGCCGTCGCCGTCGCGACCTTCTGGAGGCGATCGACGCCCAGGCCGCATCGAATCAGGCCCGCGAGATGCGCCGGCATTATGAGAAGGCGTACCGGCTCCTGGCCTGCGAGGAAGTCGCTCGGGCGTTGGAGATCGGTCGCGAGGACCCCCGGACGCTCGCCCGTTACGGCGTGCCGGACGGGCAATGGGCTCAGGGCGGGACCACCGGCGCGGAGCTGGGGTACGCACGCAATATGCGGGGGTGGAACCTGCTGGTCGCGCGGCGACTGGTGGAGGCCGGCGTCCCGTTCGTGAACGTCGCCGACTTCCAGCAGCAGGGGCAGAACTGGGACTCGCACGCGAAGAACTTCGAGCAGCACCGCGACCACCTCTTGCCGCCGATGGACCGGGGCCTCTCCGCCCTGATCGAGGATCTGGACGCCCGCGGCTTGCTGGAAAGCACCCTGATTGTCGCCCTCGGCGAGTTCGGCCGGACGCCGAGGATCAATTCAACGGCCGGTCGCGACCACTGGCCCGATTGCTACACGGCCGTTCTGGCCGGGGGCGGCGTCCGGGGCGGGGCGGTGCACGGCGTCAGCGACCGCTTCGCCGCGCAGCCGGCCTCTGA